The genome window TATAATGGGATGCTCTGATCCAGCTCCTATATAAATAAGAATAGGGCCAGCAAAAATAAATAAAACACTTATCCCAAGTCGTTTAACTCCTCTTACGAGAACTTCTCTGTCAGTTGATGTTTGTTCCATAGTTAACAAAGTCCTTGTTGAGCAATAGCATTTCTTACACTACCGTGATCGAGTAATAATTGACGTGCTAACTCATATTCAACTCCAGTCGCTTCCATTATCATACGTGTTCC of Nonlabens sp. Ci31 contains these proteins:
- a CDS encoding DUF6095 family protein, with protein sequence MEQTSTDREVLVRGVKRLGISVLFIFAGPILIYIGAGSEHPIIFLIPGIAFAILAVVFIFQGINLILDSMFKSNKTR